From Bacteroidota bacterium, the proteins below share one genomic window:
- a CDS encoding sugar transferase encodes MKKNGRTTNNRNLLQDLRWNVFSGNGNAALAWQQPRKQGASRKKRYSPRPHLEKIGGMEPQVRAFIERFIELSGKKVSIVRTSIAESVRQLPDSCEAIVNLKRLNDIRSINAFLSAANRGLPLGGTYVGCVETKYLRRQRVLHKYPFGINYFMILVDFIYKRVFPKLPVTRDLYRFLTGDRNKILSKTEALGRLYAAGFELEEKKFIGNLLWFVVRKVKDPLFDYEPVYGPIFKMRRHGKGGKVIHVYKMRTMHAYSEYIQKYVYENHNLAEGGKLNNDFRVSSLGKLFRKYWVDELPMILNLLKGDLKIVGVRPLSSHYLSLYSEELREVRKRHKPGLIPPFYVDLPKTLDEIQESELRYLRAYEKQPLLTDLRYFCRAAFNILVKMARSK; translated from the coding sequence ATGAAGAAGAACGGAAGGACCACCAATAACCGGAACCTGCTGCAGGACCTTCGCTGGAATGTGTTCAGCGGTAACGGTAATGCCGCGCTTGCCTGGCAACAACCCAGAAAGCAGGGTGCTTCCCGGAAGAAACGGTACAGCCCGCGTCCGCATCTCGAGAAGATCGGCGGGATGGAGCCGCAGGTGCGTGCCTTCATCGAACGTTTCATAGAACTGTCGGGAAAGAAAGTTTCCATCGTCCGCACCTCGATCGCTGAAAGCGTACGGCAGTTGCCCGACTCCTGTGAAGCGATCGTCAACCTCAAGCGCCTGAACGACATCCGATCGATCAATGCGTTTCTCAGCGCTGCGAACCGCGGATTACCGCTCGGCGGAACCTACGTCGGTTGTGTGGAGACCAAGTACCTCCGCCGCCAGCGCGTGTTGCATAAGTATCCGTTCGGGATCAATTACTTCATGATCCTGGTCGACTTCATCTACAAGCGCGTTTTCCCGAAGCTTCCGGTGACCCGCGACCTGTATCGTTTCCTGACCGGTGACCGGAACAAGATCCTCTCCAAGACCGAAGCCCTGGGGCGTCTCTACGCAGCGGGTTTCGAACTCGAAGAGAAGAAGTTCATCGGCAACCTGCTCTGGTTCGTCGTGCGGAAGGTCAAAGACCCGCTCTTTGATTATGAACCCGTCTACGGACCCATCTTCAAGATGCGTCGGCATGGAAAGGGCGGCAAGGTGATCCATGTCTACAAGATGCGGACCATGCATGCTTATTCCGAGTACATCCAGAAGTACGTTTACGAAAACCACAACCTGGCCGAAGGAGGAAAGCTCAACAATGATTTCCGCGTTTCATCCCTGGGCAAACTTTTCCGGAAATACTGGGTCGATGAACTCCCGATGATCCTCAATCTGCTCAAAGGTGATTTGAAGATCGTCGGCGTCCGGCCACTAAGCAGTCATTACCTCAGCCTGTATTCGGAAGAATTGCGGGAAGTCCGGAAGCGACACAAGCCCGGACTGATTCCTCCTTTTTATGTCGACCTGCCCAAGACGCTCGACGAGATTCAGGAGTCGGAACTGCGCTACCTGCGCGCTTACGAAAAACAACCGTTGCTGACCGACCTGCGTTATTTCTGTCGCGCTGCGTTCAACATCCTCGTCAAAATGGCCCGGTCCAAGTAA
- a CDS encoding glycosyltransferase, translated as MEKPVVVLLGKIPPPYMGPSLATQIILKSSLNEQFRLVHVDTRAVKSLTAMGKFSFAKIGRNIGIYRHLWKTIRREHPAVVLVPISQSTIGFLKDAVFILIALLLGRKVLIHLRGSNFLNWMKGSSAITRAFVKGVLRRTNGVIVLGNNLRYLFAGIYPPERIYVVPNGADYALSSRPKANHPVRLLYLANLQASKGIEDLVEAVRLLKEQGVADFRLDVVGGWRSSVTQQSCESLVQTHQLPVSFHPADAGEKKFQFLSEADIFIFPPRAPEGHPWVVVEAMAAGLPIISTDQGAIVESVLDGKNGFIVPVRDPAAIAAHLKELIQNDAKRVEMGQFSRHLYETEFTEKRMVERLAATFRAVIAA; from the coding sequence ATGGAAAAACCGGTTGTTGTCCTTCTGGGTAAGATCCCGCCGCCTTACATGGGGCCTTCACTCGCCACGCAGATCATCCTGAAGTCCTCCCTGAATGAACAGTTCAGGCTGGTACACGTCGATACACGGGCGGTAAAGTCGCTGACCGCGATGGGTAAGTTTTCGTTTGCGAAAATCGGACGAAACATCGGGATCTACCGTCATCTCTGGAAAACGATCCGGCGTGAGCACCCGGCTGTGGTGTTGGTGCCGATCAGTCAGTCGACGATCGGCTTCTTAAAAGACGCGGTATTTATCCTGATCGCATTGCTCCTTGGTCGCAAAGTGCTCATCCACCTGCGTGGTAGCAATTTCCTCAACTGGATGAAGGGTAGTAGCGCGATCACACGGGCGTTCGTCAAAGGTGTCCTGCGACGAACCAACGGTGTCATCGTCCTCGGGAACAACCTGCGCTACCTGTTCGCGGGGATCTATCCGCCAGAACGAATCTATGTGGTTCCCAACGGTGCGGATTATGCGCTTAGCAGTCGACCCAAAGCGAATCATCCGGTTCGCTTGCTCTACCTGGCCAACCTGCAGGCATCCAAAGGGATCGAAGACCTCGTAGAGGCTGTTCGGTTATTGAAAGAGCAGGGGGTGGCGGATTTTCGACTGGATGTAGTGGGCGGATGGCGATCATCGGTGACCCAACAATCTTGCGAATCGCTCGTGCAGACGCATCAACTGCCGGTCAGCTTTCATCCGGCCGATGCCGGTGAGAAGAAATTTCAATTCTTATCCGAAGCCGATATTTTCATCTTTCCGCCGAGAGCGCCGGAAGGTCACCCCTGGGTGGTGGTTGAAGCCATGGCTGCCGGACTGCCGATCATCTCCACCGACCAGGGAGCCATCGTCGAGAGTGTGTTGGATGGAAAGAATGGATTCATTGTACCCGTTCGTGATCCGGCCGCTATTGCAGCGCACCTGAAGGAACTGATCCAAAACGACGCCAAAAGGGTTGAAATGGGACAGTTTTCGCGGCATTTGTATGAAACGGAATTTACCGAAAAACGTATGGTAGAAAGACTGGCTGCGACCTTTCGGGCCGTTATCGCCGCGTAG
- a CDS encoding DUF354 domain-containing protein yields the protein MHVLIYLHHPAHFYLFKHTIRKLKADGHRLTLIATKKDVLEDLLRKEGLEYRNFLPHGRKDNKWSIALGLLKQDLRLVAQCLRDRPDLMIGTSTEICHVGWLLRIPNIFVNEDDAAIVPLVDKLAHPFAKHLLAPEVCVTGRPGKTITYAGNHELAYLHPDLFTPDPAVKQRYIPENTPYFLLRFAKLGAHHDTNAKGISDAIARKLIELLEPHGRVYITSERALAPEFEPYRLNIHPIDIHHIMAFSSLFIGDSQTMSAESGVLGVPFIRFNAFAGKIGYLVELEEKYRLGVSIHPDNEEGLYQQVTTWLPLLHDRQHWEAKRQRFLHDKIEVASFMTRLIESGNW from the coding sequence ATGCACGTACTGATCTATCTGCACCATCCGGCGCATTTCTATCTCTTCAAGCACACGATCCGCAAGCTGAAGGCCGACGGTCATCGTCTCACACTGATCGCGACGAAGAAGGACGTACTCGAAGACCTGTTGCGCAAGGAGGGACTCGAATACCGGAACTTTCTTCCGCACGGCCGTAAGGACAACAAGTGGTCGATCGCGCTGGGATTGCTCAAGCAGGACCTCCGCTTGGTTGCTCAATGCCTCCGCGACCGTCCGGACCTGATGATCGGGACCTCGACGGAGATCTGTCATGTCGGTTGGTTGTTGCGCATTCCGAACATCTTCGTGAACGAAGACGATGCCGCGATCGTGCCGCTGGTCGACAAGCTGGCTCATCCGTTTGCCAAACACCTGTTAGCACCGGAAGTCTGCGTAACCGGACGGCCCGGCAAGACCATCACCTATGCCGGCAACCACGAACTGGCCTACCTCCACCCCGATCTGTTCACGCCCGATCCCGCCGTCAAGCAGCGTTACATACCGGAAAACACGCCCTACTTTCTCCTGCGCTTCGCCAAGCTGGGCGCGCACCACGACACCAACGCCAAAGGGATCAGCGACGCGATCGCGCGTAAACTCATTGAATTGCTGGAGCCGCACGGAAGAGTGTATATCACTTCGGAACGCGCGCTGGCTCCCGAGTTCGAGCCCTACCGCTTGAACATCCATCCGATCGACATTCACCACATCATGGCCTTTTCATCGCTGTTCATCGGTGACAGTCAGACCATGTCGGCGGAATCCGGCGTGCTGGGCGTTCCGTTCATTCGCTTCAATGCCTTCGCCGGGAAGATCGGCTACCTGGTCGAATTGGAAGAAAAGTACCGCCTGGGTGTCAGCATTCACCCCGATAACGAAGAGGGCTTGTATCAACAAGTGACGACCTGGCTACCCCTGTTGCACGATCGTCAACACTGGGAAGCAAAGCGCCAGCGTTTCCTGCACGACAAGATCGAAGTCGCGAGCTTCATGACCCGGCTGATTGAGTCGGGGAATTGGTAG
- a CDS encoding acyltransferase, translating to MPAQEVLDFYGYKGTLGKLRYAIKFVWRFFLDKLAFFCFIKSWRTVIHRWRGVNIGKDVYIGHEVMFDRVFTDQIFIGDHTSVGDRTIITAHANIPSNTRLKKIYPRKVMQTRIGRGVWIMPNVTIAPGITIGDEAVIATGSVVTKDVPPRCLAAGVPAKVVKDFSDHEAFKSGPLPD from the coding sequence ATGCCGGCACAAGAAGTACTGGATTTTTACGGATACAAAGGCACGCTGGGCAAGTTGCGCTACGCGATCAAATTTGTCTGGCGGTTTTTCCTTGACAAGCTCGCCTTCTTCTGCTTCATCAAAAGCTGGCGTACAGTCATCCACCGGTGGCGCGGCGTGAACATCGGCAAGGACGTGTACATCGGTCATGAAGTGATGTTCGACCGCGTCTTCACCGATCAGATCTTCATCGGCGATCACACCTCCGTGGGCGACCGGACCATCATCACCGCGCACGCGAACATTCCGTCGAATACACGATTGAAAAAAATATATCCGCGCAAAGTCATGCAAACCCGCATCGGGCGCGGCGTCTGGATTATGCCGAACGTCACCATCGCTCCGGGCATCACCATCGGCGACGAAGCGGTGATCGCGACCGGCTCGGTGGTAACGAAGGATGTGCCGCCCCGTTGTCTTGCGGCCGGGGTTCCTGCCAAAGTGGTGAAGGACTTTTCCGATCACGAAGCGTTCAAGAGCGGTCCACTGCCCGACTGA
- a CDS encoding bi-domain-containing oxidoreductase, which produces MQQLTQNLKDGTMQLLEVPFPALTSGTVLVRNHFSLISAGTEGKSVKDARLGYIAKARARKEEVKKVLQAVKTFGLKDTYRMVMNRLDAPSALGYSCAGEVIAVASDVRDFQVGDRVACGGSTANHAEVVMVPVNLCVKLDPNVSLEQAAYTTVGSIALQGIRQADLRLGENCVVIGLGLLGQITIQLLRAAGVRTIGIDIDERMVRLAETMGCDLALSRRLEQLEDIVSNFTGGHGTDAVIITAGTDSTDPVDLAGALCRKKGRVVVVGAVPTGFKRPNYFKKELELRMSCSYGPGRYDPEYEEQGLDYPYAWVRWTENRNMMAFVELLRSRRIDLEPLTTHRFDFNEAKNAYQLILDRAEPFVGVLLRYDTSRPLKTRIEFQERKKAGSEPGIGLVGAGSFGQNFLLPAMKGLGRMIHVSTARSNNARNIADKHGFVRCTGDASEVINDPEVNVLFIATRHDTHAALVLDGLKAGKDVFVEKPLCLHPDELTAIQAAYQQGQSRLMVGFNRRFAPMIKKIKRTLSSNAPVAIQYRINAGHVAADHWIHNPSVGGGRIVGEVCHFVDLCSFLAASQVTQVSAMTMADPANQQDTLSITLGFANGSVAGITYFSNGNKQLPKEYLEVYQSGNVSVMNDFRELSSFGKNSVSEKGVQDKGHKAEVRAFLEAVRNGQPSPIPASDVFNATAATFAILESIATKGQVVRLDQ; this is translated from the coding sequence ATGCAACAACTGACGCAGAATCTGAAAGACGGAACCATGCAACTGCTGGAAGTTCCTTTTCCGGCATTGACATCCGGTACTGTTCTGGTCAGAAATCATTTTTCCCTGATCAGCGCGGGTACGGAAGGTAAGTCGGTCAAGGACGCGCGCCTGGGGTACATCGCCAAAGCGCGTGCACGTAAGGAAGAAGTCAAAAAGGTATTGCAAGCGGTCAAGACGTTCGGACTGAAAGACACCTACCGCATGGTCATGAATCGGCTCGATGCGCCCTCAGCGCTCGGCTATAGCTGCGCGGGGGAGGTGATCGCGGTGGCATCCGATGTCCGTGATTTCCAGGTCGGCGATCGCGTAGCGTGCGGCGGTTCTACCGCCAATCACGCGGAGGTGGTGATGGTTCCTGTCAACCTGTGCGTTAAGCTTGATCCAAACGTATCACTGGAACAGGCGGCCTATACGACCGTCGGTTCCATCGCCCTTCAGGGGATTCGCCAGGCGGATCTGCGGTTGGGGGAAAATTGCGTTGTGATCGGACTCGGACTCCTGGGGCAGATCACCATTCAGTTGCTGCGTGCAGCAGGGGTACGAACCATCGGGATCGACATCGACGAACGGATGGTCCGCCTCGCGGAAACGATGGGATGTGACCTCGCCTTGTCACGGCGCCTCGAACAGTTGGAAGATATCGTTTCCAACTTTACGGGCGGACATGGTACCGACGCGGTAATCATCACAGCCGGCACCGACTCCACCGATCCGGTCGATCTGGCCGGCGCACTTTGCAGGAAAAAGGGCAGGGTAGTGGTTGTCGGAGCGGTCCCGACCGGATTCAAACGTCCGAATTATTTCAAGAAAGAACTGGAACTCCGCATGTCCTGCTCCTACGGTCCCGGTCGTTATGATCCGGAATACGAAGAACAGGGACTGGATTACCCCTATGCCTGGGTACGCTGGACCGAGAACCGGAATATGATGGCCTTTGTCGAGCTGCTGCGTTCAAGACGCATCGACCTGGAGCCACTGACGACGCACCGCTTCGATTTCAACGAAGCGAAAAACGCTTACCAACTGATTCTCGACCGCGCCGAACCCTTTGTCGGGGTTCTCCTGCGATACGATACGAGCCGTCCGTTAAAGACCCGCATCGAGTTTCAGGAACGAAAGAAGGCGGGAAGCGAACCGGGTATCGGCCTGGTCGGCGCGGGTTCCTTCGGACAGAATTTCCTGCTGCCGGCTATGAAAGGCCTCGGCCGGATGATCCATGTCTCCACCGCCAGGTCGAACAACGCGCGTAACATCGCCGATAAGCATGGTTTCGTGCGGTGTACCGGCGATGCTTCCGAAGTCATCAACGATCCGGAAGTCAACGTCCTTTTCATTGCAACACGACACGATACCCATGCAGCCTTGGTGCTCGATGGCTTGAAGGCCGGGAAGGATGTATTCGTCGAGAAGCCGCTCTGCCTGCATCCCGACGAGTTGACGGCTATTCAAGCAGCCTATCAGCAAGGACAATCGCGTCTGATGGTAGGGTTCAACCGTCGTTTCGCTCCGATGATCAAAAAGATCAAGCGAACACTCTCATCGAACGCGCCTGTTGCCATCCAATACAGGATCAATGCGGGGCATGTGGCCGCTGATCACTGGATCCACAACCCTTCGGTAGGAGGTGGGCGCATCGTCGGAGAAGTCTGCCACTTCGTGGACCTCTGTTCGTTCCTGGCCGCGTCGCAGGTTACCCAGGTTTCAGCCATGACCATGGCCGATCCCGCCAATCAGCAGGATACGCTTTCAATCACCCTCGGCTTTGCCAATGGCAGTGTGGCCGGTATCACCTATTTCTCGAACGGCAACAAGCAACTGCCGAAAGAATACCTGGAGGTATACCAGTCAGGAAATGTTTCCGTGATGAACGACTTCCGGGAGCTTTCGAGTTTTGGAAAGAACAGCGTGAGCGAAAAAGGTGTCCAGGATAAGGGCCACAAAGCGGAAGTGCGCGCTTTTCTGGAGGCTGTTCGGAACGGTCAACCTTCGCCGATTCCCGCGTCGGACGTTTTCAACGCGACTGCCGCCACGTTTGCCATCCTCGAATCGATCGCGACAAAGGGCCAGGTCGTGCGCCTTGATCAATGA
- a CDS encoding polysaccharide deacetylase family protein, whose amino-acid sequence MPDKNKKYCLLTNDVETHSIWFNTLRDETGEKVRDEGMPILLDIYKKFGVKSTFYFVGDMVVKFPEVVRAILADGHEVASHGWTHEVDEAFDVLPYGKQVEHLQRSRKVLEDISGQAVVSFRAPALRVNEHTPRALAEAGYRTDSSVASQRFDMFLSFGGMKKLNWLKAPRLPYRTDPDNLFRKGNGPIVEVPLTALLFPFVGTTLRLFPGVTSLQQRLLHAETRSNGKPMVFDVHPNEFIEEHTEHRTIARRTNNPVKYLLNDVVRGKMKVKNLGRKAIPLYEQFIRFYQSRGYEFITVREYAKRQGFLND is encoded by the coding sequence ATGCCTGATAAAAACAAGAAATATTGTCTGCTGACCAACGATGTGGAAACACATTCGATCTGGTTCAATACGCTGCGCGACGAAACCGGCGAGAAGGTACGCGACGAGGGCATGCCGATCCTGCTGGACATTTATAAAAAGTTCGGCGTGAAGAGTACGTTTTACTTTGTGGGCGACATGGTGGTGAAGTTTCCGGAAGTCGTGCGTGCCATCCTGGCCGACGGTCACGAAGTGGCCTCGCATGGCTGGACCCACGAAGTGGATGAAGCATTCGACGTGCTGCCGTATGGGAAACAAGTCGAGCACCTGCAGCGTTCGCGCAAGGTCCTGGAAGACATTTCCGGTCAGGCGGTCGTTTCGTTTCGTGCACCAGCGCTGCGTGTCAACGAACATACGCCCCGCGCATTGGCTGAAGCGGGTTACCGCACCGATAGTTCCGTGGCTTCCCAACGCTTCGACATGTTTCTGTCGTTCGGCGGCATGAAGAAACTGAACTGGCTCAAGGCACCGCGCCTACCCTACCGCACCGATCCCGACAATCTCTTTCGAAAAGGTAACGGACCGATCGTAGAGGTACCGCTGACCGCTTTGTTGTTCCCATTCGTAGGGACAACGCTACGCCTCTTCCCGGGCGTCACCAGTCTGCAACAACGGCTTTTGCATGCCGAGACCCGTTCCAACGGAAAACCGATGGTATTCGACGTGCATCCAAACGAATTCATCGAAGAACATACCGAACACCGCACCATCGCACGACGAACCAACAACCCGGTCAAATACCTCCTGAACGATGTGGTCCGTGGGAAAATGAAAGTGAAAAACCTGGGACGCAAAGCGATCCCGCTGTACGAGCAATTCATCCGCTTCTATCAGTCGCGCGGGTATGAATTCATCACCGTACGCGAGTACGCAAAGCGACAAGGGTTTCTGAACGACTAA